The Streptococcus marmotae genome contains the following window.
ACCGTGTTCATGGCAATAGGCTTGAATTTCTTGAACCATACTGTGTGGATTGGTAAAACGGGGGTCGTTCAAGTCGACAGTTTGCAAAAATGGTTTGACGTGACTTGCAGCTTCTGCCATTTCTTGGAACGAGTAAGCTCCCTCATATTCTCTTGCTATTTCTTGAATGCACCACATGCCAGTGATGTTTTTTAGGAAACGGTAGGTCTGATAAGCTCCCCATTCATTGGTGTAATTAGCCTGATAAGCTTCTTTCGTGACAATTGCTTCCTCATTTTCTGTCCCAATCAAGGACCAGGTTCCACTAGAGATATAGGCCCATTGTTCTGTAATAGCCGGTACACCGACCACCGCAGACGCTGTATCATGGGTTGCTACTGCAATTACATCCACATCTGGCAACTCATATCGAGCATGATGTTCTGGCAAGATAGTTCCAATTACTGTTCCACTTTCTACCAAATCTGGAAATTTTGAGACTGGAAGACCTAGAATTTCTAGTAATTCCTCATCATACTTTCTATTTTCGCTATTCAACAATTGAGTTGTTGAGACATTACTCACTTCACCCAGCATTTTTCCAGTCAAACAATAGGCGATATAGTCAGGGATGAGCAGGATTTTATCCACTTGCTCTAGTAATTCTTGGCTTTCAACCGCCAACTGATATAAGGTATTAAAGGCCAAAAACTGAATACCCGTTTTTTGATAAATGACGTCTCTAGGAATCTTTTGGAAAACTGTTTCCATAGCGCCGTTTGTTCGATGATCACGGTAAGCAATTGGCTGAGCCAGTAAATTACCCTGCTTATCAACTAAACAATAATCAACTGCCCAGGTATCAATACCTAACGTTGCTTTTTCGATTCCTTTTTGTTTGATTTTCTCCAATCCAACAAAAATATGCTCGACCAATTGTGTCACATTCCAACGGTCATACCCATCTTCTTTACGAAAATGATTGGGAAAACGATGAATCTCTTCTAATTCTAATTGATGCGTTTTTCTTGCAAGGATGACACGTCCACTTGAAGCGCCAATGTCAACAGCAATATGATAGGTCATCTTCACACCTGCTTTCTAAAACGTTTACAATACTATTAAACAATAATCTTTTTTATGATACAATATCAATAGATAAGATAAAGTGTATCAAATTTACAGGCAGGAGAAACTAGATGACTTCCCTAGATGAATTGTTATTTCAAGAAACCAAGCACGAAGCAAAGCAAAAAGAAACAGGTTTTATTGCAGATTATTTAGATACCGAACTATTAAAGCCAAACAGTACACCTAGACTATCACAGCATTTTTTCTTCCAAAATAAAGATGTTTTCATGAGTAAACATAGCCGCTATGCTCCTTATCCAGAGCATACACACCAATTTCTCGAGTTAAATTATGTTTACAAAGGGACTTGTCGACAGGTGATTAACGGGACAGAACAGCAATTACGGGAAGGAGACCTACTACTAATGGATGTCAACAGCCGCCATTCAATCGAAAGTTTAGGAGAAAAAGATATCCTTATCAATCTTCTCTTTCGCAATCAAGATATTTCCTTGGAATGGTTAGGACAGTTGCAGGGGGAACAAAGTCTGCTCTATCAATTTCTCTTGTCAGATGCTTCCGCTAATTACCAACGGGATAATTTCCTTATCATCTCGACAAGTAATCAACCACAACTACAAGCCACTCTTCATAATATGATGACAGAGTATTTCCTACCCCAATCTTTTTCCCAACAAATTATCAGTCAGTATCTACCAATTCTATTTTACGAACTGGCGCGCTGTCTCCCTCGTATCACAGAAAAGGAGCTCCAACTAGAAGAAACTCCTTATCTGAAGGTACTAAAAATTATTGACAAGGAATTTGCGACTATCTCGCTACATGAACTTGCTGAGCGTTTAAATTTTAACAAAAACTATCTCAGTAACCTTATCAAAGCTGAAAGTGGTTTCCCACTCACGCAACTCATAAACCAACGAAAACTAATGAAAGCACGTCTCCTTCTCCAATCTACTCATCTCCCCATTCATGAAATTGCTCTTGAAGTTGGTTTTAGTAACAAAACATATTTTTACAAAAAATACAAAGAAACCTTCGGTCATGGACCAAAGGAGGAAAGAGAGAAATAGGGTAATTTTATAATCATGACAACCGTCAAAAGGGGAAACACAGCACATCCAGATGATGTTTCGGACTCCAAAGGCGAATAACCTATCATCAAATACTGGATTATTTGATAAGAAAGGGAGTGGGACAAACCAGGGTGAGCGTAACGTGCTCATCCTGGTTTGTCCCAGCCTTTAGCTATTTTTTAGTTTCTTTTCAACTGTTAAAAAGGACACGAGAACAACAAGGATAGCATAGCAAATTAGTTCAGCTCCTAGGTAACAAAATACCAACATACTGCTCACCATGTCACTTTGAGCGGTGAGACTTGGGTCATAGCCTGCAGAAGATAGTAGACTATTAATAATCCCATTTCCGATACCAGACATCCCAACCATAATTGCGCCGTAAACAGACATAGTCAAGCCGTCACTACGAAAACCATTTTTTAGTTCTAAGTAATCAAGGACATCAGATAAGAGCGCTAAGGTCACATACATGGCTGGAATAGACCCAATTCCTTTTAATACAACACCGACACAGACAATAACGAAGTTATGTACATCAATGAAACTAACTAGTCCACCCAATACAGAAATAATGAGTCCTAAGACGATAGCCTTTTGTTTTCCCAATTTATTGGCAATCGGCCAGGCTACTACCATACCCAATGCTGTCGGTAGTCCCCCAATAAAACCAAGCATCCCCATAGCACTTCCAGCAGCTGCTTCTGTCGTAACTCCTTCAAACATCCAACGACTGTAATAACTCATTGAACCATTTTTAATGAGACCACCTAGCTGGAATAATAAGAAATAAAGAATAATCAGCCACCAATATTTATTCGATAAGCATACTTTCAACTGTTGCATCAATGGAATCGATTTTTCAGATGAAGCTAGTTGGTTTTCTTCTTCCGTAACCCGCTCTCTTGTGAAATAATATTCTAATAAAATACCAACCAATGTTATAAGACAAAGAATACCAATAGCCCAACGCCAATTTTGATAGCTAGCTAAACGATCTAAACTACCGTCATGTTCCACAAAAAGAATATTCTGCAAAAAGATAGGAACCAAGATACTTGCCCCAAGTCCGACAGCAGCTACTCCTGCCGCATTGGACAAAGTAGCCAATAGCCCCCTACTGTTTGAATCTCTGGTTGATAAAGAGACCATGGAACTATGAGAAGTATAAAAGAAGGGGTAAGCTACTGCATAATAAAAGTTGTAAGATAAAGCAATCCAAAGCATTTGAACAATCGGATTTCCTTCTAATGGTAGAGTAAACATCACTAGAAGAGACAGGGCCACTAAAAAGGCTGAAAGAAATAGATACGGCCTTGCTTTTCCTTGTCTTGTTCTTGTGGTGTCGATGAGTCGACCCAAGACAAGATTGCCAATGACTACCAAAATAACTGAAACAATTGGGAGAGTTGCTGAAAATATCCCAAATTTTTCACTGTCAGTCCAACCAATGACATCTGAGTAGTACCGATTTAAGTAAGAAGCCAAGATGGCATTCGAAATCAAGGCTAGAAATGGTCCTACAAAATACCCCAAGCTCTTTTCAACAAGACCTACAGTATCTTTTTTTATGCGACTATCTAATATCGCTTGATTGAAAAATTGTTTCATCTTTTCTCCTCAAAACTTTTTCTATCTATTCTTAATAATTGGTAGCTCTAATTGAGCACTCAGTGCACCGTCAGTCACGGATAGAGTTAGTTGCTCTGATTGATGTGGACGAACAATTGCCATTGCCTCGCCGTAATAGGTATCTGACTCATCTAATAGATACCCCTCACGATTATAAGGGCAAGCATGTCCAAAGCCAACTAAATCTCCTCCGAGGACTGAAATTTTTAACCGACCACGATGCATAGGTTTTAAAATTCCTGCTGGGTCTGTATAACGAATCGGTACAAAAAGTAATTGTCCAGCTTGCGCACCAGTCTCGGGTTCAATCTGGATAAGTGTTTCATCTTCAGCCGTTACCAAATGAGTTTGCCCGATTAGCTGATTTTGTTGATTATAGGTTAATACTTTCAATTCTCCTGGCTCATATCTTGTATGAAAAATGACTTTACAATCATTTTTAAATCTTTTACGCCCGACCAAACGGCTATTAATATAAAGTTCTGCACGCGCAGCACGAGCATATACTTCAACTGTTGCTTTCATTCCTTCATAACCAGGATAGGTCCAAGAATGAAGGGCATCCGTCATTTTCCAAGCAGAAGGACTATGTTTTCCGGTTTGATAAACAGGCCTAACCGCTAAGACAGGTTGCTTGAGCACTTCAAAAGCTACTTTGGTATAGCTTGCTTCAGCTAAGGGACGACCAAGAATATTTAAGCGTCCACTACCCGCTGTTAGCCAGCCTTCTTTAGGAGCAGATTTAGGATAATAATCTTCATATTCCCATGCACCAACGCCTGTTTCTCCCATGTAATCCATACCAGCCCATACAAAATCACCAATAATTCGAGGGTGCTTTTTTGCCATCTCCCAAAATGAATAGGCATCACTACAGAAAGTTTCTGTCCCTAAAATAAAACGATTCGGGTATTTTTTTAAATCTTTCTGATAGCGGAGAATTCCATAGTTGTAACCAGCTATGTCCATGTTGGCAAAAGCATCTCGAGTCTTGACATCACAAGCATGCAAGGTCGCCCCACGTTTCATAAATTCTGCTCCTGTTAAACCAGCCAAGGTATTATAAAATTCGCTGCCGACAGGTGCTTTCTTCTTGTGATTAGCTACCTCTTTTTTCGCTTTTTCATCCGAATAAATGCCTAGACCAATGGAACTGAGAAAATTAAAGAAAATATTTACGCCACAGGTTACAGGACGGGTCGCATCAAGCTGGTGGAGGTAATCCGTCATTTCTTTTGTCAACTGAATACCACGAGGTTGTGCCGTCTCAGAAACTTCATTTCCAGTAGAATACATAATGACACTTGGGTGATTATAGTCTTTCTGAACCATATCTTTCAAGTCCTCTGGCCACCATTCTGCCATATAGTGGGCATAATCATTGTCTGTCTTATGAATATACCATACATCCAAGTACTCGTCCATGACGTACATACCAAGGCGATCACAAGCATCTAGCAAGGCTTTTGAGCATGGATTATGGGCAGAACGAATCGCATTGTAGCCATTCTTTTTTAACAGCTGTATTTTACGCTCTTCTGCTTCTGAAAATGCACAAGCTCCTAGCAAGCCATTATCATGATGGATGCAAGCGCCACGTAGAATTTCTCTCTGACCATTTATCGTTAGGCCATGCTCGGCATCCCAGTTTAATGTCCGAATTCCGAACGGTTCTGTTACGCAGTCTTCTCCAAATCGGATTGTTACAGTATAGAGATTAGGAGCATCTGCTGACCAAAGAAGGGCCTCATTAAGCTGCACAATTGCTTGCCCATATCCGGATTCATCAAGGAAAATCGAGCTTTCACAGATTGACTGTCCCTTATAAGCAATTGTGGCTGTTGCGACACCTGCATGATTTGCAATCAGCTCAATTTGTATTCTAGCCGGTTCAATCGATAAAGTAGTTAAACGAATCCCCTGTTCCAAGATATAGTCTTTTCCACCAATATAGAGTTGCACTGGACGATAGATACCTGCACCAGAATACCAACGACTATTGGGTTGATCACTATTTCGTGCAATCACCTCAAGTCGATTTTTCTGACCAAGTAAGACAGACTCCGTGATATCAACGAAGAAATTTGTATAACCATATGGTCTAAAATAGAGCTTTTTGCCGTTCAAATAGACTTCTGCATTGTGATAAACCCCTTCGAATTCTAAGACAAGTCTCTTGTTCTCCCAGTCTTCTTGGAGTTCAAAATCTTTTTGATAGAGGTAATCGTATCCCTCAAAAAAGGCAACATTTTTACCGCCTAAAGATTCTGCGGTCCTTTGCTCAGAAAACATCGCATCGTGTGGAATCGTGATTTCTTGAAATGCTTCATCTCGATCTAGATGTTTGTATCTCCAGCCAGTTGAAAAATCTACCTTTTTCATACACTATCTCTCCCATCGAATTTCATATCTTCCACTACTGTATACCTGACCTTCGTAGCCAGCCAAAGAAACTTCAGCCTGTGTCCCAACGGGAACCTGAAGAAGAAGATGAATTCCATTGCCTTCAACCATCCAATGAACAGCAATATCTCCATAAGCTGAAGCATAACGTGCCTTAACCTCTGTTAGACCACCACCAATGAGTGGGGCTACCTTGAACCGCTTATAACCTGCTTCTAATGGTTCAATCCCAGCAACACGTCGGTAAAGAAAGTCTCCGACCGCACCACTTGCGTAGTGGTTGTAAGAAATCATCTGATCTGTACCGTCATCTCCAATCGGACACTGACCGTTTTCATCTAAGCCATCCCATCGTTCCCAAATAGTTGTTGCTCCCATTTTCACTTCGTAAAGCCAAGACGGACAGACATCATTTAGCAACATTTTATAGGCAACATCTTCATAGCCATTATCGGCCAAGGCAAACAAGATATAGGGCGTGCCTGGGAAACCTGTTCCTATTTTGTACTTATTTTTCTTAACCATTGAAACAAGTCGCTCTAGCGCTATTTTTTTAGCTGATTCACTAAACATATCATAGTAAATCGGAAGTACATAGCCCGTTTGGAACTCTTCTTTCAACTGACCATTTTTCGTCAATAACTGCTCATAAGCTTGAGCTGTTTTTTGACTCACCTCTTGGTAATATTCTGCATCTTTTTCAAATCCTAATAAACGAGCAATTTCTGCAACTAGCTGGCTTGTATTTTTCAAACTAGCCGTAGCAGTATATTTACTGCGCTTCTGCCACTGTGACATTTGAGGTACATCCGGCGCGACCCAATCGCCAAAATGTAAGGAATGATGAGTATGCCAGATATAGCGATGAAGACCAAAACTACCTAGTCCAGCCCAAAATTTGCAAGCATCCACATATTTCTTCATCATAGGATAGTATTGAGCAAGTATGCGTTTATCACCTCGTGCTTGATATTGAGCCCAAGGTACAAGAATACACGCATCACCCCAAAAATCAATCGCCATTGTAGGCATGGTTACTGGGAATCCAAATCCCTGAACCGGTACAGTATTGGGAATACCCCCAGTCGGTAATTGCTCATTTTGTACATCTGTTAGCCATTTTTCTAGAAAGCGACTCATATCAAATAAGTAGGTCGCAGTTGGTGCAAAAACAGCAATATCCCCTGTCCACCCCATTCGCTCATCACGCTGAGGACAGTCTGTGGGAATATCGACAAAGTTCGACTTAGAACTCCACACAATATTTGACTGCAGTTGGTTTAATTGAGGATTGGAAGACTCAAAACTTCCGGTTTCCTCTATATCAGAGTAAAGAGCAACTGCTGAAATGCTCTCAATATCTGCTACCTCAATCCCTGAAACACTAATATAACGAAAGCCCATATAGGTAAATTCAGGGCGATAGGTTTGACGTCCTTCGCGACAGGTATAGGTTAACGTAGCTTTAGCAGTACGTAAAAAAGTTGTATTAAGGCGACCATCTGGATGTAAAATTTCAGCATGTCGAATCGTAATCTGTTGACCTTTTTTTCCACGAACCGTCAGTTGGACAAGACCAGCAAAATTTTGTCCAAAATCATAAATGATTTCACCAGCTTCCTGTCTGATAGTTTGAGGATAAAAGACTTCATGTGCCTTTACCAATGAGCCATAAGTTGAAGAGATACAGGGGCGAATACTCACCATTTCTTTACTCGCAGCATGGAAAGAGAGAGAATGCAATTCTTTTGTGGCATTATAGCTTTCACCATCATAAAAATCAGCCATTTCCCAAGGTCCCTCAGTCGTTACGCCCCATGATTCATCGCTAACAATGACTTCTTGCTCACCATCTTCATATGTTACATGAAGTTCCATTAAGAGAGCTTGACGATTTGCTGTAATACGATTTTTCCTAGTATAGATAAAGCTACCAACTGCCCAGCCACCGGCAACCGTTACGTAGATATGATTCTGATCTGATAACTGATCCGTCACATCATATACTTGGTATTGAAGATTCGTCTTATAAGAAGTAAATCCAGGAGCAAAATAATCTTGTCCCGTACGTTGCTCATTTATAAAAATTGTGTAGATACCTAGAGCTGTTGAATAAATTTTAGCTGATTGTATGGGCTTTTTGAGTGAAAATGCTTTATGAAAAGTCATGGGATTCGGGGAAATCTTTTTTTCTACAAAACGATATGTTCCGTCTGTTATCCAATTTGCTTGCCACGGAATTGCCAATCGTCCTGTCTCAAAGGTCATGCGGGCAGTAGCAGTCTGACCATGATTATCTACCACCATCAGTTCGGCTTCATATTTCGTAAAAGGCTGTAAAGCAGGTCCTTGGTATTCTAAGGCGATCTGCTCTCCTGTCTCAAGCGTCCAGCCATTCACCGTTAATGTAGCTTGCTCAACAAAAGTAGCTTCTAAATCGCTCTCTAATTGATAAGAAAAGGCAGGATGCTCTTTATCCGTCACACAATTCTTTTCAAGATTCTCACATGTAAATTTTGTAATTTTTAACATCTCGTTTATTTATCTCCTATTCTTACTGTATTTCTTAACTATCTAAAGCAAATCTAGGAACTATCTTTCCTAGATTTAATTGAAATAACTAAGTCATTTAGTAAAAAGCAAAAGTAGGGTGGTACCACAATCCATGGGCACCCTACTACTGCTAACAATACTCTATCCCTCAGTTGATAGAAAGGCTGTCATAACGGATAAGAACCAAGTAATGACAAATAATACCAAGAGCATAACTGCCTGAGTTGCTGCAGTTGTCGCTGCTGCGTTACCTGCTTCAAGATTCGAAGCAAAAATGTATCCAAATGACTCAACTCGCATTGCTAAAAATTTGACCCCTGAAAAGATAATGAAAGATGGAAGTGCAAATTTAAAGACATTTGAGAAAATAAATTTTGCGCGTTGTGAATGAATGTGTTT
Protein-coding sequences here:
- the rhaB gene encoding rhamnulokinase: MTYHIAVDIGASSGRVILARKTHQLELEEIHRFPNHFRKEDGYDRWNVTQLVEHIFVGLEKIKQKGIEKATLGIDTWAVDYCLVDKQGNLLAQPIAYRDHRTNGAMETVFQKIPRDVIYQKTGIQFLAFNTLYQLAVESQELLEQVDKILLIPDYIAYCLTGKMLGEVSNVSTTQLLNSENRKYDEELLEILGLPVSKFPDLVESGTVIGTILPEHHARYELPDVDVIAVATHDTASAVVGVPAITEQWAYISSGTWSLIGTENEEAIVTKEAYQANYTNEWGAYQTYRFLKNITGMWCIQEIAREYEGAYSFQEMAEAASHVKPFLQTVDLNDPRFTNPHSMVQEIQAYCHEHGEQVPETLGELVMCVYSNLATLYAKEFKRLEELTGKHFDCLHIVGGGSNVQLLNQLTANCIQRTVIAGPSEATAIGNLLVQMISQGEFANLAEARTWLEESMTFQLFQPQQ
- a CDS encoding AraC family transcriptional regulator encodes the protein MTSLDELLFQETKHEAKQKETGFIADYLDTELLKPNSTPRLSQHFFFQNKDVFMSKHSRYAPYPEHTHQFLELNYVYKGTCRQVINGTEQQLREGDLLLMDVNSRHSIESLGEKDILINLLFRNQDISLEWLGQLQGEQSLLYQFLLSDASANYQRDNFLIISTSNQPQLQATLHNMMTEYFLPQSFSQQIISQYLPILFYELARCLPRITEKELQLEETPYLKVLKIIDKEFATISLHELAERLNFNKNYLSNLIKAESGFPLTQLINQRKLMKARLLLQSTHLPIHEIALEVGFSNKTYFYKKYKETFGHGPKEEREK
- a CDS encoding MFS transporter — protein: MKQFFNQAILDSRIKKDTVGLVEKSLGYFVGPFLALISNAILASYLNRYYSDVIGWTDSEKFGIFSATLPIVSVILVVIGNLVLGRLIDTTRTRQGKARPYLFLSAFLVALSLLVMFTLPLEGNPIVQMLWIALSYNFYYAVAYPFFYTSHSSMVSLSTRDSNSRGLLATLSNAAGVAAVGLGASILVPIFLQNILFVEHDGSLDRLASYQNWRWAIGILCLITLVGILLEYYFTRERVTEEENQLASSEKSIPLMQQLKVCLSNKYWWLIILYFLLFQLGGLIKNGSMSYYSRWMFEGVTTEAAAGSAMGMLGFIGGLPTALGMVVAWPIANKLGKQKAIVLGLIISVLGGLVSFIDVHNFVIVCVGVVLKGIGSIPAMYVTLALLSDVLDYLELKNGFRSDGLTMSVYGAIMVGMSGIGNGIINSLLSSAGYDPSLTAQSDMVSSMLVFCYLGAELICYAILVVLVSFLTVEKKLKNS
- a CDS encoding glycoside hydrolase family 2 TIM barrel-domain containing protein — its product is MKKVDFSTGWRYKHLDRDEAFQEITIPHDAMFSEQRTAESLGGKNVAFFEGYDYLYQKDFELQEDWENKRLVLEFEGVYHNAEVYLNGKKLYFRPYGYTNFFVDITESVLLGQKNRLEVIARNSDQPNSRWYSGAGIYRPVQLYIGGKDYILEQGIRLTTLSIEPARIQIELIANHAGVATATIAYKGQSICESSIFLDESGYGQAIVQLNEALLWSADAPNLYTVTIRFGEDCVTEPFGIRTLNWDAEHGLTINGQREILRGACIHHDNGLLGACAFSEAEERKIQLLKKNGYNAIRSAHNPCSKALLDACDRLGMYVMDEYLDVWYIHKTDNDYAHYMAEWWPEDLKDMVQKDYNHPSVIMYSTGNEVSETAQPRGIQLTKEMTDYLHQLDATRPVTCGVNIFFNFLSSIGLGIYSDEKAKKEVANHKKKAPVGSEFYNTLAGLTGAEFMKRGATLHACDVKTRDAFANMDIAGYNYGILRYQKDLKKYPNRFILGTETFCSDAYSFWEMAKKHPRIIGDFVWAGMDYMGETGVGAWEYEDYYPKSAPKEGWLTAGSGRLNILGRPLAEASYTKVAFEVLKQPVLAVRPVYQTGKHSPSAWKMTDALHSWTYPGYEGMKATVEVYARAARAELYINSRLVGRKRFKNDCKVIFHTRYEPGELKVLTYNQQNQLIGQTHLVTAEDETLIQIEPETGAQAGQLLFVPIRYTDPAGILKPMHRGRLKISVLGGDLVGFGHACPYNREGYLLDESDTYYGEAMAIVRPHQSEQLTLSVTDGALSAQLELPIIKNR
- a CDS encoding alpha-L-rhamnosidase codes for the protein MLKITKFTCENLEKNCVTDKEHPAFSYQLESDLEATFVEQATLTVNGWTLETGEQIALEYQGPALQPFTKYEAELMVVDNHGQTATARMTFETGRLAIPWQANWITDGTYRFVEKKISPNPMTFHKAFSLKKPIQSAKIYSTALGIYTIFINEQRTGQDYFAPGFTSYKTNLQYQVYDVTDQLSDQNHIYVTVAGGWAVGSFIYTRKNRITANRQALLMELHVTYEDGEQEVIVSDESWGVTTEGPWEMADFYDGESYNATKELHSLSFHAASKEMVSIRPCISSTYGSLVKAHEVFYPQTIRQEAGEIIYDFGQNFAGLVQLTVRGKKGQQITIRHAEILHPDGRLNTTFLRTAKATLTYTCREGRQTYRPEFTYMGFRYISVSGIEVADIESISAVALYSDIEETGSFESSNPQLNQLQSNIVWSSKSNFVDIPTDCPQRDERMGWTGDIAVFAPTATYLFDMSRFLEKWLTDVQNEQLPTGGIPNTVPVQGFGFPVTMPTMAIDFWGDACILVPWAQYQARGDKRILAQYYPMMKKYVDACKFWAGLGSFGLHRYIWHTHHSLHFGDWVAPDVPQMSQWQKRSKYTATASLKNTSQLVAEIARLLGFEKDAEYYQEVSQKTAQAYEQLLTKNGQLKEEFQTGYVLPIYYDMFSESAKKIALERLVSMVKKNKYKIGTGFPGTPYILFALADNGYEDVAYKMLLNDVCPSWLYEVKMGATTIWERWDGLDENGQCPIGDDGTDQMISYNHYASGAVGDFLYRRVAGIEPLEAGYKRFKVAPLIGGGLTEVKARYASAYGDIAVHWMVEGNGIHLLLQVPVGTQAEVSLAGYEGQVYSSGRYEIRWER